In Tachysurus fulvidraco isolate hzauxx_2018 chromosome 3, HZAU_PFXX_2.0, whole genome shotgun sequence, a single window of DNA contains:
- the rbm12bb gene encoding RNA binding motif protein 12Bb isoform X2, translating to MAVVIRLRGLRITAGSDDIRNFFTGLRIPNGGVHIIGGELEEAFIIFASDEDARRAMTRSGGCIKGSPVTLLLSSRSEMQKVLEDSTRQSEANNRRNYKEVVKRPAEGRSSLHEDVNIDMRRGENQNLGNRPPLASPNDPRSLKRDGDSLYLYLSGMPFSATKEDLRVFFDGIQFDDLIFMRNRYGMFNGCGLVKFTTREDASEGLKRDRKFIGPRYIRVMPASEHQWIRSGGSVVSVGASRGSRTRSRSPVRHRSHSPSNEEFGVLYENLPYSVGKRDIKALLHPLSLTDDQISIFVDRNNNRSKLAIVVFKNLKDYCSGLAHHKETFLHSVVYVSPISKEKIAAMLESTDNPREEQRRSSRSSEPAQSVYDSEKRCIYVRNLPFDVRKVEIMDFFHGFQLSDDRLILLHDDRGTGLGEALIIFQTEKEALMAQSLNGQRFLGSEVMLKCITWAQMQEFGIDSSRMPERNFQRETPRYDSEPNFLNDRMHQENCDIMPDPNYGLGKSSVPLEHFENPATYGGEACGPDNHQYGPPKQQFNQPTCVRLHNLPSKIRVDEIYDFCYGYRVIPGSVLLQYTRSGAPTGTATVVFENHSEALTAVQELNGRPIGTRKINIMLV from the coding sequence ATGGCGGTGGTCATCCGCTTACGGGGACTTAGAATCACAGCTGGTTCTGACGACATTCGCAATTTCTTCACTGGCCTTAGAATACCCAATGGTGGGGTTCATATAATTGGTGGAGAACTTGAGGAAGCGTTCATAATTTTTGCATCCGACGAAGATGCGAGACGAGCGATGACTCGCTCAGGAGGATGCATTAAGGGCTCTCCAGTCACCTTGCTTTTGAGTAGCAGGTCAGAGATGCAGAAGGTTCTTGAGGATAGCACGAGGCAATCCGAAGCAAATAATAGAAGGAATTACAAGGAGGTTGTCAAAAGACCAGCTGAAGGAAGATCGTCACTGCATGAAGACGTGAACATAGATATGCGAAGAGGAGAAAATCAAAACCTGGGAAACAGACCACCTCTAGCTTCTCCTAATGATCCTCGAAGTCtgaagagagatggagacagcCTCTATTTGTACTTGTCTGGAATGCCATTCTCAGCAACGAAGGAGGACCTCCGTGTCTTTTTTGACGGTATACAATTCGATGACCTAATCTTTATGCGAAACAGGTATGGAATGTTTAATGGATGTGGTTTGGTCAAATTTACAACCAGAGAGGATGCCAGTGAAGGTCTGAAAAGGGATCGAAAATTCATTGGGCCACGTTACATCAGAGTAATGCCAGCCTCAGAACATCAGTGGATCAGATCTGGGGGCTCGGTTGTATCTGTTGGTGCAAGTCGGGGATCTCGAACAAGATCTCGCTCTCCAGTTCGCCATCGTTCACATTCTCCTTCCAATGAAGAGTTTGGGGTGTTGTATGAAAACCTCCCATATTCAGTTGGAAAACGGGATATAAAAGCCTTACTCCATCCTCTGTCATTGACCGATGACCAGATCAGTATTTTTgttgatagaaataataataggaGCAAATTGGCTATTGTGGTGTTCAAGAATCTAAAAGACTATTGTTCTGGCCTGGCTCACCACAAGGAAACCTTTCTGCACAGTGTTGTTTATGTGTCTCCCATCTCTAAAGAAAAGATTGCCGCTATGCTAGAATCTACTGATAACCCAAGAGAAGAACAGCGCAGATCCAGCAGATCATCTGAACCAGCACAGAGTGTTTATGACTCTGAGAAAAGGTGCATATATGTTCGCAACTTGCCTTTCGATGTCCGGAAAGTAGAGATCATGGACTTCTTTCATGGATTTCAGCTTTCGGACGACAGGCTTATCCTGCTCCATGATGACAGAGGAACTGGGCTTGGTGAGGCTTTAATCATTTTTCAGACCGAAAAGGAGGCACTTATGGCACAGTCTTTAAACGGGCAACGATTTCTTGGATCAGAGGTCATGCTGAAGTGCATCACCTGGGCTCAGATGCAAGAATTTGGTATTGACAGCAGCCGCATGCCTGAGAGGAACTTTCAAAGAGAGACGCCAAGATACGACAGCGAGCCAAATTTCCTTAATGACCGAATGCATCAAGAAAATTGTGACATTATGCCTGATCCTAACTATGGTCTTGGAAAGAGTAGTGTTCCATTGGAGCATTTTGAAAACCCGGCCACTTACGGAGGGGAGGCATGTGGTCCAGACAATCATCAGTATGGACCAccaaaacaacaatttaatCAGCCGACGTGCGTCAGGTTGCACAACCTACCCTCTAAGATAAGGGTTGATGAAATTTATGACTTCTGTTATGGGTACAGAGTAATTCCAGGGTCGGTCTTGTTGCAGTATACTAGGAGTGGAGCACCTACAGGCACTGCAACTGTTGTGTTTGAAAACCACAGTGAGGCTCTCACTGCTGTCCAGGAATTAAATGGAAGACCCATTGGTACAAGGAAAATTAACATTATGCTAGTGTAG
- the rbm12bb gene encoding RNA binding motif protein 12Bb isoform X1 translates to MIIALWSTIRLWFLELWKTLNTVSWWTMAKMEITVSCVLLSAGAVVCAIMAVVIRLRGLRITAGSDDIRNFFTGLRIPNGGVHIIGGELEEAFIIFASDEDARRAMTRSGGCIKGSPVTLLLSSRSEMQKVLEDSTRQSEANNRRNYKEVVKRPAEGRSSLHEDVNIDMRRGENQNLGNRPPLASPNDPRSLKRDGDSLYLYLSGMPFSATKEDLRVFFDGIQFDDLIFMRNRYGMFNGCGLVKFTTREDASEGLKRDRKFIGPRYIRVMPASEHQWIRSGGSVVSVGASRGSRTRSRSPVRHRSHSPSNEEFGVLYENLPYSVGKRDIKALLHPLSLTDDQISIFVDRNNNRSKLAIVVFKNLKDYCSGLAHHKETFLHSVVYVSPISKEKIAAMLESTDNPREEQRRSSRSSEPAQSVYDSEKRCIYVRNLPFDVRKVEIMDFFHGFQLSDDRLILLHDDRGTGLGEALIIFQTEKEALMAQSLNGQRFLGSEVMLKCITWAQMQEFGIDSSRMPERNFQRETPRYDSEPNFLNDRMHQENCDIMPDPNYGLGKSSVPLEHFENPATYGGEACGPDNHQYGPPKQQFNQPTCVRLHNLPSKIRVDEIYDFCYGYRVIPGSVLLQYTRSGAPTGTATVVFENHSEALTAVQELNGRPIGTRKINIMLV, encoded by the coding sequence ATGATAATCGCTCTTTGGTCCACAATTAGGCTTTGGTTTTTGGAATTATGGAAGACCTTGAATACTGTGTCATGGTGGACCATGGCCAAGATGGAGATAACAGTATCATGTGTACTTTTGTCTGCAGGTGCTGTTGTGTGTGCCATCATGGCGGTGGTCATCCGCTTACGGGGACTTAGAATCACAGCTGGTTCTGACGACATTCGCAATTTCTTCACTGGCCTTAGAATACCCAATGGTGGGGTTCATATAATTGGTGGAGAACTTGAGGAAGCGTTCATAATTTTTGCATCCGACGAAGATGCGAGACGAGCGATGACTCGCTCAGGAGGATGCATTAAGGGCTCTCCAGTCACCTTGCTTTTGAGTAGCAGGTCAGAGATGCAGAAGGTTCTTGAGGATAGCACGAGGCAATCCGAAGCAAATAATAGAAGGAATTACAAGGAGGTTGTCAAAAGACCAGCTGAAGGAAGATCGTCACTGCATGAAGACGTGAACATAGATATGCGAAGAGGAGAAAATCAAAACCTGGGAAACAGACCACCTCTAGCTTCTCCTAATGATCCTCGAAGTCtgaagagagatggagacagcCTCTATTTGTACTTGTCTGGAATGCCATTCTCAGCAACGAAGGAGGACCTCCGTGTCTTTTTTGACGGTATACAATTCGATGACCTAATCTTTATGCGAAACAGGTATGGAATGTTTAATGGATGTGGTTTGGTCAAATTTACAACCAGAGAGGATGCCAGTGAAGGTCTGAAAAGGGATCGAAAATTCATTGGGCCACGTTACATCAGAGTAATGCCAGCCTCAGAACATCAGTGGATCAGATCTGGGGGCTCGGTTGTATCTGTTGGTGCAAGTCGGGGATCTCGAACAAGATCTCGCTCTCCAGTTCGCCATCGTTCACATTCTCCTTCCAATGAAGAGTTTGGGGTGTTGTATGAAAACCTCCCATATTCAGTTGGAAAACGGGATATAAAAGCCTTACTCCATCCTCTGTCATTGACCGATGACCAGATCAGTATTTTTgttgatagaaataataataggaGCAAATTGGCTATTGTGGTGTTCAAGAATCTAAAAGACTATTGTTCTGGCCTGGCTCACCACAAGGAAACCTTTCTGCACAGTGTTGTTTATGTGTCTCCCATCTCTAAAGAAAAGATTGCCGCTATGCTAGAATCTACTGATAACCCAAGAGAAGAACAGCGCAGATCCAGCAGATCATCTGAACCAGCACAGAGTGTTTATGACTCTGAGAAAAGGTGCATATATGTTCGCAACTTGCCTTTCGATGTCCGGAAAGTAGAGATCATGGACTTCTTTCATGGATTTCAGCTTTCGGACGACAGGCTTATCCTGCTCCATGATGACAGAGGAACTGGGCTTGGTGAGGCTTTAATCATTTTTCAGACCGAAAAGGAGGCACTTATGGCACAGTCTTTAAACGGGCAACGATTTCTTGGATCAGAGGTCATGCTGAAGTGCATCACCTGGGCTCAGATGCAAGAATTTGGTATTGACAGCAGCCGCATGCCTGAGAGGAACTTTCAAAGAGAGACGCCAAGATACGACAGCGAGCCAAATTTCCTTAATGACCGAATGCATCAAGAAAATTGTGACATTATGCCTGATCCTAACTATGGTCTTGGAAAGAGTAGTGTTCCATTGGAGCATTTTGAAAACCCGGCCACTTACGGAGGGGAGGCATGTGGTCCAGACAATCATCAGTATGGACCAccaaaacaacaatttaatCAGCCGACGTGCGTCAGGTTGCACAACCTACCCTCTAAGATAAGGGTTGATGAAATTTATGACTTCTGTTATGGGTACAGAGTAATTCCAGGGTCGGTCTTGTTGCAGTATACTAGGAGTGGAGCACCTACAGGCACTGCAACTGTTGTGTTTGAAAACCACAGTGAGGCTCTCACTGCTGTCCAGGAATTAAATGGAAGACCCATTGGTACAAGGAAAATTAACATTATGCTAGTGTAG
- the LOC113644581 gene encoding tubulin beta chain, nucleomorph-like isoform X2, translating into MSAVVLQVGQCGNQLGLDWWKLINKKSNHHKKRCPFSSRNGELAAVCVDTEPKVLRKAYEFVKNRKIRPSNIIEGKGGRGGNWAYGYHGARFEGDNGLLKQTMEALRQEAERQDYYGGTVLLHSLTGGTGSGLGSRLCEEIREEFPVRHILTVSVVPHHSGESPLQHYNTLLSLAALHRSADGILLFHNDHVLSRAGFQQKSHAGFGTVSCGFPQSTVSVMNTHIISCMAGLLMPVKTLTTCSEMSQWDTLASETVQNLPQLSPDGKPYSSRAVLAVARGNHDNSFIVSKALQKLRQAHRCVPWNPFPVDHWTDPRNEANVCLSARMLTVCSNHSSVTRLLGHVAQRATQMLKARAYLHWYERYGIETEEFQRALNTLSDLTENYETQ; encoded by the exons ATGTCTGCTGTAGTGCTGCAAGTTGGGCAATGTGGAAATCAGCTCGGTCTAGACTGGTGGAagcttataaataaaaagtcaaacCATCACAAGAAAAG atgtccATTCAGCTCCAGAAATGGTGAActagcagcagtgtgtgttgacACTGAGCCCAAAGTCCTCAGAAAAGCTTATGAGTTTGTAAAAAATAG GAAAATCCGTCCATCTAACATTATTGAAGGGAAAGGAGGACGTGGAGGAAATTGGGCATATG GTTACCATGGAGCCAGATTTGAGGGTGACAACGGCTTACTGAAGCAAACAATGGAGGCATTGCGTCAAGAGGCAGAAAGACAAGATTACTACGGTGGAACCGTTCTCCTGCACAGTCTGACTGGAGGCACAGGGTCTG GTCTCGGTTCACGGCTGTGTGAGGAAATTCGTGAGGAGTTTCCTGTGCGTCACATCTTGACTGTATCTGTGGTCCCTCATCACAGTGGGGAGAGCCCGCTCCAGCACTACAACACTTTACTGAGTCTAGCAGCACTACACAG GTCGGCCGACGGCATACTTCTTTTCCATAACGATCATGTATTAAGTCGTGCTGGATTTCAACAGAAATCACATGCAGGGTTTGGAACTGTCTCCTGTGGTTTTCCACAAAGCACAGTCTCAGTAATGAATACACACATAATCTCATGCATGGCTGGACTCCTGATGCCAGTGAAAACTCTAACTACATGCAG TGAGATGTCACAATGGGACACTTTAGCCAGTGAAACAGTTCAGAATCTACCTCAGCTTTCACCTGATGGAAAACCT TATTCTAGTCGTGCTGTGCTGGCAGTTGCACGTGGAAACCACGACAACTCGTTTATTGTTTCAAAAGCCCTGCAGAAGTTGAGACAAGCTCATAGGTGTGTCCCATGGAATCCTTTTCCTGTTGACCACTGGACTG ATCCCCGAAATGAGGCTAATGTCTGCTTGTCTGCCCGCATGCTCACTGTATGTTCCAACCACAGCAGTGTCACAAGATTATTAGGCCATGTAGCTCAACGTGCAACACAGATGTTGAAAGCAAGAGCCTATCTACACTGGTACGAACGTTATGGCATAGAGACAGAGGAATTTCAGAGGGCATTAAATACACTTTCCGATCTCACTGAGAACTATGAGACTCAGTGA
- the LOC113644581 gene encoding tubulin beta-8 chain-like isoform X3, translated as MSAVVLQVGQCGNQLGLDWWKLINKKSNHHKKRCPFSSRNGELAAVCVDTEPKVLRKAYEFVKNRKIRPSNIIEGKGGRGGNWAYGYHGARFEGDNGLLKQTMEALRQEAERQDYYGGTVLLHSLTGGTGSGLGSRLCEEIREEFPVRHILTVSVVPHHSGESPLQHYNTLLSLAALHSGQSLGMEPWELVRSVCPIPTAKLLYTTQASASEMSQWDTLASETVQNLPQLSPDGKPYSSRAVLAVARGNHDNSFIVSKALQKLRQAHRCVPWNPFPVDHWTDPRNEANVCLSARMLTVCSNHSSVTRLLGHVAQRATQMLKARAYLHWYERYGIETEEFQRALNTLSDLTENYETQ; from the exons ATGTCTGCTGTAGTGCTGCAAGTTGGGCAATGTGGAAATCAGCTCGGTCTAGACTGGTGGAagcttataaataaaaagtcaaacCATCACAAGAAAAG atgtccATTCAGCTCCAGAAATGGTGAActagcagcagtgtgtgttgacACTGAGCCCAAAGTCCTCAGAAAAGCTTATGAGTTTGTAAAAAATAG GAAAATCCGTCCATCTAACATTATTGAAGGGAAAGGAGGACGTGGAGGAAATTGGGCATATG GTTACCATGGAGCCAGATTTGAGGGTGACAACGGCTTACTGAAGCAAACAATGGAGGCATTGCGTCAAGAGGCAGAAAGACAAGATTACTACGGTGGAACCGTTCTCCTGCACAGTCTGACTGGAGGCACAGGGTCTG GTCTCGGTTCACGGCTGTGTGAGGAAATTCGTGAGGAGTTTCCTGTGCGTCACATCTTGACTGTATCTGTGGTCCCTCATCACAGTGGGGAGAGCCCGCTCCAGCACTACAACACTTTACTGAGTCTAGCAGCACTACACAG TGGCCAGAGTTTGGGAATGGAGCCATGGGAATTGGTGAGGTCTGTATGCCCTATTCCTACAGCGAAGCTACTCTACACCACTCAGGCTTCTGCTAG TGAGATGTCACAATGGGACACTTTAGCCAGTGAAACAGTTCAGAATCTACCTCAGCTTTCACCTGATGGAAAACCT TATTCTAGTCGTGCTGTGCTGGCAGTTGCACGTGGAAACCACGACAACTCGTTTATTGTTTCAAAAGCCCTGCAGAAGTTGAGACAAGCTCATAGGTGTGTCCCATGGAATCCTTTTCCTGTTGACCACTGGACTG ATCCCCGAAATGAGGCTAATGTCTGCTTGTCTGCCCGCATGCTCACTGTATGTTCCAACCACAGCAGTGTCACAAGATTATTAGGCCATGTAGCTCAACGTGCAACACAGATGTTGAAAGCAAGAGCCTATCTACACTGGTACGAACGTTATGGCATAGAGACAGAGGAATTTCAGAGGGCATTAAATACACTTTCCGATCTCACTGAGAACTATGAGACTCAGTGA
- the LOC113644581 gene encoding tubulin beta chain, nucleomorph-like isoform X1, producing MSAVVLQVGQCGNQLGLDWWKLINKKSNHHKKRCPFSSRNGELAAVCVDTEPKVLRKAYEFVKNRKIRPSNIIEGKGGRGGNWAYGYHGARFEGDNGLLKQTMEALRQEAERQDYYGGTVLLHSLTGGTGSGLGSRLCEEIREEFPVRHILTVSVVPHHSGESPLQHYNTLLSLAALHRSADGILLFHNDHVLSRAGFQQKSHAGFGTVSCGFPQSTVSVMNTHIISCMAGLLMPVKTLTTCSGQSLGMEPWELVRSVCPIPTAKLLYTTQASASEMSQWDTLASETVQNLPQLSPDGKPYSSRAVLAVARGNHDNSFIVSKALQKLRQAHRCVPWNPFPVDHWTDPRNEANVCLSARMLTVCSNHSSVTRLLGHVAQRATQMLKARAYLHWYERYGIETEEFQRALNTLSDLTENYETQ from the exons ATGTCTGCTGTAGTGCTGCAAGTTGGGCAATGTGGAAATCAGCTCGGTCTAGACTGGTGGAagcttataaataaaaagtcaaacCATCACAAGAAAAG atgtccATTCAGCTCCAGAAATGGTGAActagcagcagtgtgtgttgacACTGAGCCCAAAGTCCTCAGAAAAGCTTATGAGTTTGTAAAAAATAG GAAAATCCGTCCATCTAACATTATTGAAGGGAAAGGAGGACGTGGAGGAAATTGGGCATATG GTTACCATGGAGCCAGATTTGAGGGTGACAACGGCTTACTGAAGCAAACAATGGAGGCATTGCGTCAAGAGGCAGAAAGACAAGATTACTACGGTGGAACCGTTCTCCTGCACAGTCTGACTGGAGGCACAGGGTCTG GTCTCGGTTCACGGCTGTGTGAGGAAATTCGTGAGGAGTTTCCTGTGCGTCACATCTTGACTGTATCTGTGGTCCCTCATCACAGTGGGGAGAGCCCGCTCCAGCACTACAACACTTTACTGAGTCTAGCAGCACTACACAG GTCGGCCGACGGCATACTTCTTTTCCATAACGATCATGTATTAAGTCGTGCTGGATTTCAACAGAAATCACATGCAGGGTTTGGAACTGTCTCCTGTGGTTTTCCACAAAGCACAGTCTCAGTAATGAATACACACATAATCTCATGCATGGCTGGACTCCTGATGCCAGTGAAAACTCTAACTACATGCAG TGGCCAGAGTTTGGGAATGGAGCCATGGGAATTGGTGAGGTCTGTATGCCCTATTCCTACAGCGAAGCTACTCTACACCACTCAGGCTTCTGCTAG TGAGATGTCACAATGGGACACTTTAGCCAGTGAAACAGTTCAGAATCTACCTCAGCTTTCACCTGATGGAAAACCT TATTCTAGTCGTGCTGTGCTGGCAGTTGCACGTGGAAACCACGACAACTCGTTTATTGTTTCAAAAGCCCTGCAGAAGTTGAGACAAGCTCATAGGTGTGTCCCATGGAATCCTTTTCCTGTTGACCACTGGACTG ATCCCCGAAATGAGGCTAATGTCTGCTTGTCTGCCCGCATGCTCACTGTATGTTCCAACCACAGCAGTGTCACAAGATTATTAGGCCATGTAGCTCAACGTGCAACACAGATGTTGAAAGCAAGAGCCTATCTACACTGGTACGAACGTTATGGCATAGAGACAGAGGAATTTCAGAGGGCATTAAATACACTTTCCGATCTCACTGAGAACTATGAGACTCAGTGA